A genome region from Phoenix dactylifera cultivar Barhee BC4 chromosome 18, palm_55x_up_171113_PBpolish2nd_filt_p, whole genome shotgun sequence includes the following:
- the LOC103698541 gene encoding uncharacterized protein LOC103698541, producing the protein MGKRRFAQVSTSEDEDEPTGNDAGERRRGQKLRVEEGEERQNAAETSRGATAAGGSSSGGGGGGDGGSGKGEEEEETPLEDAKPKGPVLRVSGKGRRKKRHYRSFEYDGNTFELEDPVLLTPEDKRQKPYVAIIKDITQDVDGSMMVTGQWFYRPEEAEKRTGGSWEARDTRELFYSFHLDDVPAESVMHKCIVHFVPLNKKLPLRSEHPGFIVQKVYDTVERKLWKLTDKDYEDSKQHAIDLLVQKTVKRLGDLPDIEPEDAPADDADHSMSKRNLGKKRMHPIDVSRTDDAPPRSDYPTRSDTPGSCTQYRAILAKFKALTGDSYRDKWLDKLLQGIKAACSKVDASAEDERTGNGVSNHNTTGSNTEDAAVGSNSSGRICWPDDAVPAITALERATHETLASDFQKYNQKMRQLDFNLKNNVMLARRLLNNELDPVVILNMSPKELKDGLLAEEKTATEPEESKQLQMTDARCSRCMEKKVGIADIIQAGGQGDRYQLECTACGYMWYATRDAIASLTIDTAGVVGNVGTAPWATAKFEAVEKQLVSPRESEKPAPDLFKKTTAAYIPAFETQKSFNRSKTEEPAANRESSI; encoded by the exons ATGGGAAAGAGGCGGTTCGCGCAAGTCTCCACCAGCGAGGACGAGGACGAGCCGACGGGGAACGACGCCGGGGAGCGGAGAAGGGGACAGAAGCTCCGCgtcgaggagggagaggagCGACAGAACGCCGCGGAGACGAGCAGAGGCGCCACCGCCGCCGGCGGAAGCagtagcggcggcggcggaggaggagatggagggagcgggaaaggagaagaagaggaggagacgcCGCTGGAGGACGCGAAGCCGAAGGGACCGGTGCTTAGGGTTTCTGGCAAGGGGAGGCGGAAGAAGCGGCACTACCGGTCCTTCGAGTACGACGGAAATACGTTCGAGCTG GAGGATCCGGTGCTCCTGACTCCGGAGGATAAGAGACAGAAGCCCTATGTTGCGATTATtaag GATATAACTCAAGATGTAGATGGAAGTATGATGGTTACTGGGCAGTGGTTTTACCGTCccgaagaagctgaaaaaagaACTGGCGGGAGCTGGGAGGCAAGGGATACCAGGGAGCTCTTCTACAGTTTTCATCTTGATGATGTTCCAGCTGAATCTGTGATGCACAAGTGTATTGTCCACTTCGTGCCTTTAAACAAGAAGTTACCACTTCGATCGGAGCATCCAGGTTTTATTGTGCAAAAGGTTTATGATACTGTTGAGAGAAAGCTCTGGAAATTAACTGACAAAGATTATGAAGACAGTAAACAGCATGCGATTGATCTCCTGGTTCAGAAAACAGTCAAGCGTTTAGGAGATCTTCCAGATATTGAGCCTGAAGATGCTCCTGCTGATGATGCTGATCATTCAATGAGTAAAAGGAACCTTGGTAAAAAGCGCATGCACCCCATTGATGTCTCAAGAACTGATGATGCACCTCCGAGATCTGACTATCCGACAAGATCAGATACACCTGGAAGCTGTACACAGTATAGAGCAATCCTAGCAAAATTCAAAGCATTGACTGGTGATTCATATCGTGATAAGTGGTTGGATAAACTTCTACAAGGAATTAAAGCAGCATGTTCAAAAGTAGATGCATCAGCTGAGGATGAAAGAACAGGAAATGGTGTTTCAAATCATAACACAACTGGTAGCAACACTGAAGATGCTGCCGTGGGTTCCAAT TCTTCTGGAAGAATTTGCTGGCCGGATGATGCTGTCCCAGCAATAACTGCCCTTGAGAGAGCTACACATGAAACTCTGGCTTCTGATTTTCAGAAATATAACCAGAAAATGAGGCAGTTGGATTTCAATCTCAAG AACAATGTGATGTTAGCTAGACGCTTACTGAATAATGAATTGGACCCTGTAGTTATTCTGAACATGTCTCCCAAGGAACTGAAG GATGGTTTGCTTGCTGAAGAAAAAACAGCAACAGAACCGGAAGAGTCCAAACAATTGCAG ATGACTGATGCTCGATGCTCAAGATGCATGGAGAAGAAAGTAGGGATTGCTGACATTATCCAAGCTGGAGGTCAAGGTGATAGATATCAG TTGGAGTGCACTGCTTGTGGTTACATGTGGTATGCCACTAGAGATGCCATCGCGTCATTGACGATAGACACTGCCGGTGTAGTCGGAAATGTGGGCACAGCACCCTGGGCCACTGCCAAGTTCGAAGCTGTTGAGAAGCAGCTTGTGAGTCCTCGAGAATCTGAGAAGCCAGCACCTGATCTTTTCAAGAAGACCACGGCAGCATATATACCTGCCTTCGAAACGCAGAAATCTTTCAACAGATCAAAAACAGAGGAGCCTGCAGCAAATCGTGAATCTAGTATATAA
- the LOC103698557 gene encoding uncharacterized protein LOC103698557 isoform X1, translated as MLRAPPSCFQLRLGRGSREISSVVLRIRIHPPHRRVRLVRAAGAAAIDGGKSQSWADGDPGPDSFSGWSASPETSGSKKKGGLGRILEAGLVGILLASGVTFTSLYLKSGTGVKQQMKPLTTEQEVLLSSDDQSTQSDPVGNGSYAVLSDKEGKMKDSNSEHERAFEVPPGKVVVPPVVDEVQGQALRTLQVLKVIEDDVQPGDLCTRREYARWLVAASSSLSRYTCSKVYPAMYIEKVTELAFDDVTPEDPDFATIQGLAEAGLISSKLSSQDSVLFSPESPLSRQDLVSWKMALDKKLLPLVDRNLLYQCSGFIDIDKINPDAWPALVADLSAGDRSITAFAFGFTRLFQPNKPVTKAQAAVALTSGDGAEAISGELARIEAESLAETTVNAHTAFADQVKQDLNASYRKDLAIEREKINALEKLAEEARLELEKLRTEREEKNNALMCGQAAVEAEMEAFSRIRPEVEEQLLSLMNDKIEISFERDRISKLRKEAERENQVIAQLEYELEVERKALSVARCWAEEEAKRARKQTRALEEARKQWEKYGIRVIVDDLQDDASTRPTWLRAWKPPPMEGTIARAETIVEKLKTMAAELKLRSNIVMEKFIQKMVSLVRALKQSVSTASKRAQEIHGIVISKARKSVNELCENASGLNSRVGHSARRAVKDCREGLEIIKQRFKT; from the exons ATGCTAAGGGCTCCGCCGAGCTGTTTCCAGCTACGGCTGGGACGCGGGTCCAGAGAAATTTCCTCCGTCGTCCTCCGGATTCGAATTCATCCGCCCCATCGCCGCGTCCGCCTGGTCCGTGCCGCCGGAGCGGCGGCCATAGATGGAGGAAAGAGCCAGTCGTGGGCCGACGGCGACCCGGGGCCGGATTCTTTCTCCGGGTGGTCCGCCTCCCCGGAGACTAGCGGCTCCAAGAAGAAGGGAGGGCTTGGAA GGATTCTGGAAGCTGGACTGGTTGGAATCTTATTAGCTTCTGGAGTTACATTTACATCATTATATTTGAAAAGTGGAACTG GAGTCAAACAGCAGATGAAACCTCTAACAACTGAACAGGAGGTGCTACTGTCTTCTGATGATCAGAGCACACAAAGTGATCCAGTGGGAAATGGGTCTTATGCTGTATTATCAGACAAGGAAGGCAAGATGAAAGACTCTAATTCTGAGCATGAGAGAG CTTTTGAGGTGCCTCCTGGAAAAGTTGTAGTTCCTCCAGTAGTTGATGAAGTTCAAGGGCAAGCATTGCGAACCCTGCAAGTTCTAAAG GTTATTGAGGATGATGTTCAACCTGGGGACTTGTGTACTCGTCGCGAGTATGCTCGATGGTTGGTAGCCGCCAGCAGTTCACTTTCGAG GTACACTTGTTCAAAAGTTTACCCTGCAATGTACATAGAGAAGGTGACTGAACTTGCATTTGACGATGTCACTCCTGAAGACCCTGATTTTGCAACCATTCAAG GCTTGGCAGAAGCTGGACTTATCTCGAGCAAGCTCTCATCTCAGGATTCTGTCCTCTTTTCACCAGAAAG CCCCCTATCACGCCAGGATCTTGTGAGTTGGAAGATGGCTTTGGATAAAAAACTTCTTCCATTAGTTGACAGAAAT CTACTGTACCAGTGCTCTGGTTTTATAGACATCGATAAAATAAATCCAGATGCTTGGCCTGCTTTGGTAGCTGACTTGTCTGCTGGAGACCGGAGCATCACTGCTTTTGCTTTTG GGTTTACCAGACTATTTCAACCCAACAAACCAGTCACAAAAGCTCAAGCTGCTGTTGCTCTGACAAGTGGTGATGGTGCTGAGGCTATCAGTGGTGAACTAGCACGCATTGAAGCAGAATCGTTGGCTGAAACAACGGTGAATGCTCATACTGCTTTTGCAGATCAAGTTAAGCAAGACCTTAATGCAAGCTATAGGAAAGATCTTGCCATTGAAAGGGAAAAGATAAATGCTCTAGAGAAATTGGCTGAAGAAGCAAGGCTGGAATTGGAAAAACTAAGaactgaaagagaggaaaaaaacaaTGCCCTTATGTGCGGGCAGGCAGCTGTTGAAGCAGAGATGGAGGCCTTTTCAAGGATAAGGCCTGAGGTCGAGGAGCAGTTGCTGAGCCTGATGAATGACAAGATTGAGATTTCTTTTGAGAGGGACAGGATTAGCAAACTTAGGAAGGAAGCAGAAAGAGAGAACCAGGTCATTGCCCAGTTAGAATATGAGCTGGAAGTTGAGAGGAAAGCTCTGTCCGTGGCCAG GTGCTGGGCAGAGGAGGAAGCTAAAAGAGCAAGGAAGCAGACCAGAGCTCTAGAGGAAGCCAGAAAACAGTGGGAGAAGTATGGCATCagagtcattgttgatgatctTCAGGATGATGCTTCCACCAGACCCACATGGCTTAGAGCTTGGAAACCACCTCCAATGGAAGGAACGATTGCCAGAGCTGAAACGATTGTGGAGAAACTAAAGACAATGGCCGCTGAATTGAAATTAAGGTCTAACATTGTGATGGAGAAATTTATTCAAAAGATGGTCTCTTTAGTTAGGGCTCTTAAGCAGTCAGTATCAACTGCTTCCAAGCGTGCCCAAGAGATCCATGGTATTGTTATTTCAAAGGCAAGAAAATCAGTCAACGAGCTTTGTGAAAACGCTTCTGGATTAAACTCAAGGGTTGGCCATAGTGCAAGGAGAGCTGTTAAAGATTGCAGGGAAGGTCTCGAGATAATCAAGCAGAGATTCAAGACTTGA
- the LOC103698548 gene encoding GMP synthase [glutamine-hydrolyzing]-like, producing MEHLDLAKASTDGGGGGNLVLILDYGSQYTHLITRRIRQLSVFSLCISGTSSLSSIAELKPRVVILSGGPHSVHVDGAPSFPDGFLQYAEENGVYILGICYGMQLIVQKLGGEVAIGEKQEYGKMDISVEQEECGLYGPEAACGTQTVWMSHGDEVVKLPEGFTVVARSLQGSAAAIENHSRRFYGLQYHPEVTHSPQGMETLQHFLFDVCGVTADWKLQDVLEEEIKVIKGMVGPDEHVICALSGGVDSAVAATLVHKAIGDRLHCVFVDNGLLRYKERERVVSTFKSDLHLPVTCIDASDQFLSKLRGVKDPECKRKIIGREFISIFDDFAHELEKKMGKKPAFLVQGTLYPDVIESCPPPGSGRTHSHTIKSHHNVGGLPKDMKLKLIEPLKLLFKDEVRKLGSILNVPESFLKRHPFPGPGLAVRVLGDVTEGNALEILRQVDEIFIQSIKDAGLYDSIWQAFAVFLPVQSVGVQGDQRTHSHVVVLRAITSEDGMTADWYYFDHKFLVDVVRKICNNVRGVNRVCQDITSKPPATVEWE from the exons ATGGAGCACCTAGACCTAGCGAAGGCCTCCAccgacggcggcggcggagggaaCCTGGTGCTCATCCTGGACTACGGTTCCCAGTACACCCACCTTATCACCCGCCGGATCCGGCAGCTCTCCGTCTTCTCCCTCTGCATCTCCGgcacctcctctctctcctccatcGCCGAGCTAAAGCCCCGCGTCGTCATCCTATCCGGCGGGCCGCACTCCGTCCACGTCGACGGAGCCCCCTCCTTCCCCGACGGCTTCCTCCAGTACGCCGAGGAGAACGGCGTGTACATACTCGGTATCTGCTACGGCATGCAGTTGATCGTCCAGAAGCTCGGGGGAGAGGTCGCCATCGGAGAGAAGCAGGAATATGGGAAGATGGATATCTCggtggagcaggaggagtgcGGGCTTTATGGGCCGGAGGCTGCCTGCGGGACTCAGACGGTGTGGATGAGCCATGGTGACGAAGTGGTGAAGTTGCCCGAGGGATTCACGGTGGTTGCGAGAAGTTTACAGGGATCGGCGGCGGCGATTGAGAACCACTCCAGAAGGTTTTACGGGCTTCAGTACCATCCGGAG GTGACGCATTCACCTCAGGGAATGGAAACACTGCagcattttctttttgatgtttGTGGGGTAACTGCCGATTGGAAGTTGCAAGATGTACTCGAGGAGGAAATAAAAGTCATCAAAGGAATGGTAGGACCTGATGAACATGTCATTTGTGCATTATCGGGTGGAGTAGATTCCGCTGTTGCAGCTACTCTTGTTCATAAGGCGATTGGAGATAGGCTGCACTGTGTTTTTGTTGACAATGGATTATTGAG GTATAAGGAGAGAGAGCGAGTGGTGTCAACATTCAAGAGCGACTTGCATTTGCCAGTTACTTGCATTGACGCATCTGATCAATTTCTTAGTAAGCTTAGAGGTGTTAAAGACCCGGAGtgtaaaagaaaaatcattggAAGGGAGTtcatatctatttttgatgattttgctcacgagttggaaaaaaaaatgggaAAGAAACCTGCTTTCTTGGTCCAGGGAACTCTGTATCCTGATGTGATCGAGTCATGCCCTCCTCCTGGAAGTGGAAGAACTCACTCCCACACAATCAAGAGCCATCATAATGTTGGAGGACTTCCGAAGGACATGAAGCTAAAGCTCATCGAACCACTTAAACTCCTCTTTAAAGATGAG GTACGAAAACTGGGAAGTATTCTGAATGTTCCTGAATCATTTTTGAAGAGACACCCATTCCCTGGGCCTGGCCTTGCTGTTCGTGTCTTGGGTGATGTTACAGAAGGAAATGCCTTAGAGATTCTACGCCAG GTCGATGAGATATTCATTCAGTCGATAAAAGATGCTGGTCTTTATGATTCCATCTGGCAAGCTTTTGCTGTTTTTTTGCCAGTACAATCAGTTGGGGTTCAAGGTGACCAGAGAACTCACTCTCATGTAGTTGTTCTTAGAGCAATTACTAGCGAGGATGGAATGACTGCAGACTG GTACTATTTTGACCACAAATTTCTTGTTGATGTGGTtcgaaagatatgcaataacgTCCGGGGAGTAAACAGAGTCTGCCAGGACATTACGTCAAAACCACCAGCAACTGTCGAATGGGAATAA
- the LOC103698557 gene encoding uncharacterized protein LOC103698557 isoform X2 — MKPLTTEQEVLLSSDDQSTQSDPVGNGSYAVLSDKEGKMKDSNSEHERAFEVPPGKVVVPPVVDEVQGQALRTLQVLKVIEDDVQPGDLCTRREYARWLVAASSSLSRYTCSKVYPAMYIEKVTELAFDDVTPEDPDFATIQGLAEAGLISSKLSSQDSVLFSPESPLSRQDLVSWKMALDKKLLPLVDRNLLYQCSGFIDIDKINPDAWPALVADLSAGDRSITAFAFGFTRLFQPNKPVTKAQAAVALTSGDGAEAISGELARIEAESLAETTVNAHTAFADQVKQDLNASYRKDLAIEREKINALEKLAEEARLELEKLRTEREEKNNALMCGQAAVEAEMEAFSRIRPEVEEQLLSLMNDKIEISFERDRISKLRKEAERENQVIAQLEYELEVERKALSVARCWAEEEAKRARKQTRALEEARKQWEKYGIRVIVDDLQDDASTRPTWLRAWKPPPMEGTIARAETIVEKLKTMAAELKLRSNIVMEKFIQKMVSLVRALKQSVSTASKRAQEIHGIVISKARKSVNELCENASGLNSRVGHSARRAVKDCREGLEIIKQRFKT, encoded by the exons ATGAAACCTCTAACAACTGAACAGGAGGTGCTACTGTCTTCTGATGATCAGAGCACACAAAGTGATCCAGTGGGAAATGGGTCTTATGCTGTATTATCAGACAAGGAAGGCAAGATGAAAGACTCTAATTCTGAGCATGAGAGAG CTTTTGAGGTGCCTCCTGGAAAAGTTGTAGTTCCTCCAGTAGTTGATGAAGTTCAAGGGCAAGCATTGCGAACCCTGCAAGTTCTAAAG GTTATTGAGGATGATGTTCAACCTGGGGACTTGTGTACTCGTCGCGAGTATGCTCGATGGTTGGTAGCCGCCAGCAGTTCACTTTCGAG GTACACTTGTTCAAAAGTTTACCCTGCAATGTACATAGAGAAGGTGACTGAACTTGCATTTGACGATGTCACTCCTGAAGACCCTGATTTTGCAACCATTCAAG GCTTGGCAGAAGCTGGACTTATCTCGAGCAAGCTCTCATCTCAGGATTCTGTCCTCTTTTCACCAGAAAG CCCCCTATCACGCCAGGATCTTGTGAGTTGGAAGATGGCTTTGGATAAAAAACTTCTTCCATTAGTTGACAGAAAT CTACTGTACCAGTGCTCTGGTTTTATAGACATCGATAAAATAAATCCAGATGCTTGGCCTGCTTTGGTAGCTGACTTGTCTGCTGGAGACCGGAGCATCACTGCTTTTGCTTTTG GGTTTACCAGACTATTTCAACCCAACAAACCAGTCACAAAAGCTCAAGCTGCTGTTGCTCTGACAAGTGGTGATGGTGCTGAGGCTATCAGTGGTGAACTAGCACGCATTGAAGCAGAATCGTTGGCTGAAACAACGGTGAATGCTCATACTGCTTTTGCAGATCAAGTTAAGCAAGACCTTAATGCAAGCTATAGGAAAGATCTTGCCATTGAAAGGGAAAAGATAAATGCTCTAGAGAAATTGGCTGAAGAAGCAAGGCTGGAATTGGAAAAACTAAGaactgaaagagaggaaaaaaacaaTGCCCTTATGTGCGGGCAGGCAGCTGTTGAAGCAGAGATGGAGGCCTTTTCAAGGATAAGGCCTGAGGTCGAGGAGCAGTTGCTGAGCCTGATGAATGACAAGATTGAGATTTCTTTTGAGAGGGACAGGATTAGCAAACTTAGGAAGGAAGCAGAAAGAGAGAACCAGGTCATTGCCCAGTTAGAATATGAGCTGGAAGTTGAGAGGAAAGCTCTGTCCGTGGCCAG GTGCTGGGCAGAGGAGGAAGCTAAAAGAGCAAGGAAGCAGACCAGAGCTCTAGAGGAAGCCAGAAAACAGTGGGAGAAGTATGGCATCagagtcattgttgatgatctTCAGGATGATGCTTCCACCAGACCCACATGGCTTAGAGCTTGGAAACCACCTCCAATGGAAGGAACGATTGCCAGAGCTGAAACGATTGTGGAGAAACTAAAGACAATGGCCGCTGAATTGAAATTAAGGTCTAACATTGTGATGGAGAAATTTATTCAAAAGATGGTCTCTTTAGTTAGGGCTCTTAAGCAGTCAGTATCAACTGCTTCCAAGCGTGCCCAAGAGATCCATGGTATTGTTATTTCAAAGGCAAGAAAATCAGTCAACGAGCTTTGTGAAAACGCTTCTGGATTAAACTCAAGGGTTGGCCATAGTGCAAGGAGAGCTGTTAAAGATTGCAGGGAAGGTCTCGAGATAATCAAGCAGAGATTCAAGACTTGA